Proteins encoded within one genomic window of Aquarana catesbeiana isolate 2022-GZ linkage group LG03, ASM4218655v1, whole genome shotgun sequence:
- the LOC141134131 gene encoding extracellular calcium-sensing receptor-like, translating to MIYAIEEINKDPDLLPNITLGYQIFDTCTILRRAVEGTLWMLSRGKESIPNFQCEQTGIFAGIVGDSGSTRSILMAHILGLYRYPQISYFSTNPTLSNRKIFPSFFRTIPSDVFQSQGLANLILYFGWSWVGFLASDNDYGQLSLQAVKQELINAGACVAFIETIMISQANRNAPHIVKVIKGSTAKVVAVLASKSDFLPVVEELARQNVTDRIWIASEAWSTSNILSEEKYQHVLMGTLGFAVHGGQFPGFKEHIYSLHPSKAPNNSFLIEFWEEFFSCKWTKHLNLDDGTSNKTAHDCTGEENLRKSMLKVEFGITFNVYTAVYAFAWALHSLLHCQPGKGPFQNECANILSFDPWQLLHYIKRTRFQTKDKTNIFFDDNGDPPALYDIVNWQISSTGSLEQVIVGRYDSSSTDGNTMRLDHAGIVWVNNKTMVPTSKCSSSCSPGFMKVTIPGKPICCFQCVPCPQGQISNETDAVNCLPCPWDMWPNLQQGACLPRPIEFLSYSEALGIILVTIAIFSSVVPLGILGLFIHYRTTPIVRANNWSLSCLLLISLCLCFLCSLAFIGYPQIDKCLLRQVTFGLAFALCISCVLAKTITVIIAFKATKPGSQLRKFTGVRISYSLIVLCLLIQVSICVTWLSSSPPFPEFDSNTQSHVIILSCNEGSPTAFWFMLGYLGLLATISFIVAFLARRLPDSFNEATFITFSMLAFLSVWISYIPASHSSQGKYTVATEIFAILSSTWALVVCIFLPKCFIILFRPDMNSKGLLMRKNCG from the exons ATGATATACGCCATAGAGGAGATTAACAAGGATCCAGACCTTCTTCCCAATATCACCCTGGGTTACCAGATCTTTGACACTTGTACTATACTCAGACGGGCAGTAGAAGGAACTTTGTGGATGTTATCCAGAGGAAAAGAAAGCATTCCAAATTTTCAGTGTGAACAAACAGGCATTTTTGCTGGTATTGTTGGTGATTCTGGATCTACACGCTCCATTCTAATGGCACACATTTTAGGTCTTTATAGATATCCACAG ATAAGCTACTTCTCAACCAACCCAACTCTCAGCAACAGAAAAATATTTCCTTCTTTCTTTCGTACCATACCTAGTGATGTATTTCAGTCTCAAGGTCTTGCTAACTTAATCCTGTATTTTGGTTGGTCATGGGTTGGCTTTCTAGCAAGTGATAATGACTATGGTCAACTAAGTCTCCAGGCGGTAAAGCAGGAATTAATCAATGCTGGTGCATGTGTAGCTTTCATAGAAACAATTATGATTAGCCAGGCCAACAGGAATGCTCCACACATTGTCAAAGTTATCAAGGGGTCAACAGCCAAAGTTGTGGCAGTGCTGGCCTCCAAATCAGACTTTTTACCAGTTGTAGAGGAGTTAGCAAGACAGAATGTGACTGATAGAATCTGGATAGCCAGTGAAGCATGGTCAACCTCCAATATTCTTTCTGAAGAAAAGTATCAGCATGTCTTGATGGGCACTCTTGGGTTTGCTGTCCATGGAGGACAGTTTCCAGGATTTAAGGAGCATATTTACAGCTTACACCCATCAAAAGCTCCAAATAATTCTTTTTTAATAGAGTTTTGGGAGGAATTTTTTTCTTGCAAATGGACTAAGCACCTGAATTTGGATGACGGGACAAGTAACAAAACAGCACATGACTGCACTGGAGAAGAAAACCTAAGGAAGTCAATGCTAAAAGTTGAGTTTGGAATAACCTTCAATGTCTACACTGCAGTTTATGCATTTGCATGGGCTTTACACAGTCTACTTCATTGCCAGCCAGGAAAAGGCCCATTTCAGAATGAATGCGCAAATATTTTGTCTTTTGACCCTTGGCAA CTTCTCCATTATATTAAAAGAACAAGGTTTCAGACTAAAGACAAGACAAACATATTTTTTGATGACAATGGAGATCCTCCTGCCCTTTATGATATTGTGAACTGGCAGATAAGTTCTACTGGGTCCTTGGAGCAAGTTATAGTAGGAAGATATGACTCCAGCTCCACAGATGGGAACACCATGCGGCTAGACCATGCTGGCATTGTATGGGTTAATAACAAAACAATG GTCCCAACATCAAAGTGCAGTTCTAGCTGTTCTCCAGGATTTATGAAGGTGACTATTCCTGGAAAGCCCATCTGCTGTTTCCAGTGCGTACCGTGTCCTCAGGGACAAATCTCCAATGAAACAG ATGCTGTTAATTGCCTCCCTTGCCCCTGGGATATGTGGCCCAATCTCCAGCAAGGTGCATGTTTGCCAAGGCCCATTGAGTTCCTCTCCTACAGTGAAGCACTTGGCATTATCTTGGTTACCATTGCCATATTCTCCTCTGTTGTCCCTCTTGGAATTTTGGGATTGTTCATCCATTATAGGACCACACCAATTGTGCGAGCCAACAACTGGTCTTTAAGCTGTCTTCTTCTCATATCTTTGTGCCTTTGCTTCCTTTGCTCATTGGCGTTTATTGGATACCCGCAAATAGATAAGTGTCTTCTCCGCCAGGTTACATTTGGTTTGGCCTTTGCATTGTGTATCTCTTGTGTTCTAGCCAAAACTATTACAGTTATCATTGCCTTCAAAGCCACCAAGCCAGGAAGTCAGTTAAGAAAGTTTACTGGTGTACGAATATCCTACTCACTCATTGTCCTTTGTCTGCTAATTCAAGTATCCATCTGTGTGACTTGGCTTTCTTCTTCACCTCCTTTTCCAGAGTTTGACTCTAACACTCAGTCACATGTAATTATTTTGAGCTGCAATGAAGGTTCTCCTACAGCATTCTGGTTTATGTTAGGATACCTTGGTCTCCTAGCCACCATCAGTTTTATTGTTGCGTTCTTGGCCAGAAGATTACCTGACAGCTTCAATGAGGCAACGTTTATTACCTTTAGCATGTTGGCTTTCCTCAGTGTTTGGATTTCCTACATTCCAGCCTCTCACAGCTCACAAGGAAAGTATACTGTGGCCACAGAGATCTTTGCCATCTTATCTTCTACCTGGGCTCTTGTGGTTTGTATTTTCCTGCCAAAATGTTTCATCATATTGTTTCGACCAGATATGAACTCTAAAGGACTATTGATGAGGAAAAACTGTGGCTGA